The proteins below are encoded in one region of Deltaproteobacteria bacterium:
- a CDS encoding type III pantothenate kinase, which produces SIVVDFGTATTFDYVSSKGDYMGGVIAPGVNISAEALFRQASKLPRIEIAKPPSVVGKNTVAAMQSGIFYGYVAMVDGIIDRIRKEVRIDPLVIATGGLARAIASESSKIHEIDENLTLEGLRIIYERNLS; this is translated from the coding sequence TCGATCGTCGTCGACTTCGGGACCGCGACCACGTTCGACTACGTGTCCTCGAAAGGCGACTACATGGGCGGCGTGATCGCCCCGGGCGTGAACATCTCCGCGGAGGCGCTGTTCCGGCAGGCGTCCAAGCTGCCCCGCATCGAGATCGCGAAGCCTCCCTCGGTGGTGGGGAAGAACACGGTGGCGGCGATGCAGTCCGGCATCTTCTACGGCTACGTCGCGATGGTGGACGGGATCATCGATCGGATCCGGAAGGAAGTGCGGATCGATCCCCTGGTGATCGCGACCGGGGGGCTGGCGCGGGCCATCGCGTCGGAGTCGTCAAAAATCCACGAAATCGATGAGAATTTGACTCTGGAAGGGCTGCGTATTA